A window from Coregonus clupeaformis isolate EN_2021a unplaced genomic scaffold, ASM2061545v1 scaf0781, whole genome shotgun sequence encodes these proteins:
- the LOC121585896 gene encoding kelch-like protein 32, with protein sequence MFSLCMVESEADEVALQGVTSVGLKHALDFAYTGQELNSVNYLDLYRVADLFHLPALEEAVVSFLVEHLCELQQSHQEEVLLLPYRLLKEVLKSDHLTSLNEEEIWQLVVCWLEHDCRYQYTEDLIQHVRYGLMDVAALHHVAQCHPLVQSSATAATLVDEAIEYHRATYAQPLRQTAHTKPRFQSLTLYIAGGRKREVSRVRELRYFNPAAQENVRVAGCSNWSELAPMPAGRSHHCVAVMGHFLFVAGGEVEHSTGRTCAVRTACRYDPRGNRWTEIASMKACREHFVLGALGQYLYAVGGRNELRQVLPTVERYCPRRNKWTFVQSFDRSLSCHAGCVADDLLWVSGGVTNTAQYQNRLMVYDPEQNQWLARSPMLQRRVYHVMAVVRRQLYVLGGNDLDYNNDRILVRHIDSYDIDMDQWTRCTFSLLTGQNESGVAVHDDRIYVVGGYSIWTNEPLACIQVLDVSTEGKEEVFYGPTLPFASNGIATCFLPAPYFTCPNLQTLQVPHHRIGAV encoded by the exons ATGTTCAGTCTGTGCATGGTGGAGAGTGAGGCGGATGAGGTGGCGCTTCAGGGAGTTACCAGTGTGGGACTGAAACATGCACTAGACTTTGCCTACACAGGACAG GAGCTGAACAGTGTTAACTACCTGGACCTGTACCGTGTGGCTGATCTGTTCCACCTCCCTGCTCTGGAGGAGGCTGTGGTCAGCTTCCTGGTAGAACACCTGTGTGAGCTGCAGCAGAGCCACCAGGAGGAGGTGCTGCTGCTCCCCTACCGCCTCCTCAAGGAGGTGCTGAAGAGCGACCACCTCACCTCCCTCAACGAGGAGGAGATCTGGCAG CTGGTAGTGTGCTGGTTAGAGCATGACTGTCGGTACCAGTACACAGAGGACCTGATACAGCATGTTCGTTACGGCCTTATGGATGTGGCCGCCCTGCACCACGTGGCACAGTGCCACCCGCTGGTCCAGTCCAGTGCCACCGCCGCCACCCTAGTGGACGAGGCTATAGAGTACCACCGTGCCACCTACGCCCAACCCCTCCGCCAGACCgcccacaccaagccccgctTCCAGTCTCTCACCCTCTACATCGCCGGCGGGCGCAAGCGCGAGGTGAGCCGCGTACGGGAGCTGCGTTACTTCAACCCGGCCGCCCAGGAGAACGTGCGGGTGGCAGGGTGCTCCAACTGGAGCGAGCTGGCGCCCATGCCCGCCGGGCGCAGCCACCACTGCGTGGCCGTCATGGGTCACTTCCTGTTTGTGGCGGGTGGCGAGGTGGAGCATTCCACGGGGAGGACGTGTGCAGTGAGGACCGCCTGTCGGTACGACCCCCGGGGGAACCGCTGGACAGAGATAGCCTCCATGAAGGCGTGCAGGGAACACTTTGTCCTGGGGGCTCTGGGCCAGTACCTGTACGCTGTGGGGGGGAGGAATGAGCTGAGACAGGTGCTGCCCACTGTGGAACGCTACTGTCCCAGGAGGAACAAGTGGACCTTCGTCCAGTCCTTTGACCGCTCGCTGTCCTGCCACGCCGGCTGTGTGGCTGACGACCTGCTCTGggtctcag GTGGAGTCACAAACACAGCTCAGTACCAGAATAGACTGATGGTGTACGACCCAGAACAG aaCCAGTGGCTGGCCCGCAGTCCCATGCTGCAGAGGCGAGTGTACCACGTCATGGCCGTGGTGAGAAGGCAGCTGTATGTGCTGGGAGGTAATGACCTGGACTACAACAACGACCGCATCCTGGTCCGCCACATCGACTCCTATGACATAGACATGGACCAGTGGACCCGCTGCACCTTCAGCCTACTCACGG GTCAGAACGAGTCTGGCGTGGCAGTCCATGATGACCGAATCTATGTTGTTGGTGGATATTCTATTTGGACCAATGAGCCCCTAGCGTGTATTCAG GTGTTGGACGTGAGCAcggaggggaaggaggaagtgTTCTATGGACCA